One segment of Curtobacterium sp. MR_MD2014 DNA contains the following:
- a CDS encoding tRNA pseudouridine synthase A, with protein sequence MAGTDDSGAGVGGAVRLRLDVAYDGAAFSGWARQPGLRTVQGALESALATVFTRWGAPPQLTVAGRTDAGVHATGQVAHVDLTAEQWGALTRPRRSSPDGPPRTSLDGLVKRVNGLAGATGDVVVTRASVAPDGFDARFSPLWRRYEYRVADADAPRDPRRRGHTLWHPTRLDPAAMERGALTLLGLHDFATFCKPREGATTIRTLQEFRWDREPDGVLVARLQADAFCHSMVRAMVGATIVVGEGRFGPDRLEELRVAQQRTSAFKVAPAAGLTLTEVGYPGDDELAARAAQTRARRTDDEPDAGTVGG encoded by the coding sequence GTGGCAGGGACGGACGACTCGGGTGCCGGTGTCGGCGGTGCCGTGCGGCTGCGGCTGGACGTCGCCTACGACGGGGCCGCGTTCTCCGGCTGGGCCCGGCAGCCCGGCCTGCGGACCGTGCAGGGCGCGCTCGAGTCCGCGCTCGCCACGGTCTTCACCCGGTGGGGCGCGCCGCCGCAGCTGACGGTCGCCGGTCGGACGGACGCCGGGGTGCACGCCACCGGGCAGGTCGCCCACGTCGACCTGACCGCGGAGCAGTGGGGTGCGCTCACCCGTCCGCGGCGGTCGTCGCCGGACGGCCCTCCTCGCACCTCGCTCGACGGACTCGTCAAGCGCGTGAACGGGCTCGCCGGGGCGACGGGCGACGTCGTCGTCACGCGCGCGTCGGTCGCACCGGACGGCTTCGACGCCCGGTTCTCCCCGCTCTGGCGGCGCTACGAGTACCGGGTGGCGGACGCCGACGCCCCGCGCGACCCACGTCGCCGCGGGCACACGCTCTGGCACCCGACGCGCCTGGACCCGGCGGCGATGGAGCGCGGTGCGCTGACGTTGCTCGGGCTGCACGACTTCGCGACCTTCTGCAAGCCGCGCGAGGGCGCGACCACGATCCGGACGCTGCAGGAGTTCCGCTGGGACCGCGAGCCGGACGGCGTGCTGGTGGCGCGCCTCCAGGCCGACGCGTTCTGCCACTCCATGGTGCGGGCGATGGTCGGGGCGACCATCGTCGTCGGGGAGGGCCGCTTCGGCCCGGACCGCCTCGAGGAGCTGCGGGTCGCGCAGCAGCGCACGAGCGCGTTCAAGGTCGCACCCGCGGCCGGTCTGACCCTCACCGAGGTGGGCTACCCGGGGGACGACGAGCTCGCGGCCCGGGCGGCGCAGACCCGTGCGCGCCGGACGGACGACGAGCCGGACGCCGGTACCGTCGGGGGATGA
- the rplM gene encoding 50S ribosomal protein L13, translated as MTRTFSPKPADVQHDWIVIDATDVVLGRLATHAAALLRGKHKATFAQHMDMGDYVIIINADKVALTGSKLAKKVYYRHSGYPGGLTATSYPEMLEKHPTRAVEKAIRGMLPKNTLGREQLKKLKVYAGAEHPHAAQQPKAYTFDQVAQ; from the coding sequence GTGACTCGTACGTTCTCCCCGAAGCCGGCAGACGTCCAGCACGACTGGATCGTCATCGACGCGACCGACGTCGTCCTCGGCCGTCTCGCCACTCACGCCGCGGCGCTCCTGCGCGGCAAGCACAAGGCCACCTTCGCCCAGCACATGGACATGGGTGACTACGTCATCATCATCAACGCGGACAAGGTCGCCCTCACCGGCTCCAAGCTCGCGAAGAAGGTCTACTACCGTCACTCGGGCTACCCGGGCGGCCTCACGGCGACCTCCTACCCGGAGATGCTCGAGAAGCACCCGACCCGCGCCGTCGAGAAGGCGATCCGCGGCATGCTGCCGAAGAACACCCTCGGCCGTGAGCAGCTCAAGAAGCTGAAGGTCTACGCCGGCGCAGAGCACCCGCACGCCGCGCAGCAGCCCAAGGCGTACACCTTCGACCAGGTCGCACAGTAG
- the rpsI gene encoding 30S ribosomal protein S9 — MAQIADSLDQTPESFTTESAPASSEAAPRQILNVSGGAVGRRKEAIARVRLVPGGGSFTVNGRTLEDYFPNKLHQQLINDPFKVLELLGAYDVVARITGGGPSGQAGALRLAIARALNEIDRENNRATLKKAGFLTRDARVIERKKAGLKKARKASQFSKR; from the coding sequence ATGGCTCAGATCGCTGACTCCCTCGACCAGACCCCGGAGAGCTTCACCACCGAGAGCGCCCCGGCGTCCTCGGAGGCCGCTCCCCGCCAGATCCTCAACGTCTCGGGCGGTGCCGTCGGGCGCCGCAAGGAGGCCATCGCCCGCGTGCGTCTCGTCCCCGGTGGCGGCTCGTTCACGGTCAACGGCCGCACGCTCGAGGACTACTTCCCGAACAAGCTGCACCAGCAGCTGATCAACGACCCGTTCAAGGTGCTCGAGCTCCTCGGCGCCTACGACGTCGTCGCTCGCATCACCGGTGGTGGCCCCTCGGGTCAGGCCGGTGCGCTCCGCCTCGCGATCGCGCGTGCGCTGAACGAGATCGACCGCGAGAACAACCGCGCCACCCTCAAGAAGGCCGGCTTCCTCACCCGTGACGCCCGCGTCATCGAGCGCAAGAAGGCCGGTCTCAAGAAGGCCCGCAAGGCGTCGCAGTTCTCGAAGCGCTAG
- a CDS encoding ExeM/NucH family extracellular endonuclease, with product MPNLLRRTVLCATVAATLVAAPLVSVSTAVADPAGAGLVIAEAYLKGGSANQPFTNKFVEIANPTDTAVAVDGWSIQYRAAANTGTPSVGKLSGTVPAHGSYLVQMGSNGTNGQALPTPDAVTGLNPSGSTGTLVLSDQATALTLPVGSVTTGTPGVVDLLGYGTSNTFETAVAPTGTANSVPDALHRDGTVDTDSNAADFALGSSVTPENSGGSGTTPTDPGTPTDPGTPTTPAEAVTIAQLQGTGPASPYVGKRVVTEGVVTAVYATGGLNGYTIQTAGTGGAVDLATHTASDAVFVFSAATAGSVAIGDAVRLTGTVAEYNGLTELEVGSTADVEGLPAAGVVQPVPATLTLPRTDAQRESLESMLIAPQGDYTVADNYTTNQYGEIALAAGTKRLIQPTEVARPGSAEAAEVAADNAARTVVLDDGASTNFLSAANQSVPVSWLTQGPVTVGAAATFSEPVVLDYRNDTWKFQPTSPITGATPAADLPASFSQVRTAAPENVGGDLKLAGFNVLNYFPTTGDQLTGCTYYTDRDGDPVTVRGGCDARGAANADDLERQQVKIVKAINALGADVVSLEEIENSARFGKDRDAAVGTLVSALNAATGQDTWAYVPSPAVLPASEDVIRLALIYKQDRVAPVGESTILDDPAFVNARQPVADAFRPVGGDADDDFLVIANHFKSKGSGSGADADQGDGQGASNASRVAQATALAAFSTTEQEKYGTDRVFMLGDFNAYSEEDPMVVLRDAGYTDLGPAKDPTEYSYVFSGLSGSLDHVLASPAALEAVTGVDIWNINSTESVGLEYSRYDYNVTDLYRDDVYRASDHDPILVGFDLAEDETPTPGDGGTPGNGGTPGGPGHGGDHPGKPGHGGDHPGKPGHGDGKPGKPGHGDGKPGGPGHGGFVADVVRVVLGVFGWLRGLFG from the coding sequence ATGCCCAACCTCCTGCGGCGCACCGTGCTGTGCGCCACGGTGGCAGCGACGCTCGTCGCCGCCCCGCTCGTCTCCGTCTCCACCGCCGTCGCGGACCCCGCGGGCGCCGGCCTCGTCATCGCCGAGGCGTACCTGAAGGGCGGCAGCGCGAACCAGCCGTTCACGAACAAGTTCGTCGAGATCGCGAACCCGACCGACACCGCCGTCGCCGTGGACGGGTGGTCGATCCAGTACCGGGCCGCCGCGAACACCGGCACGCCGTCGGTCGGCAAGCTCAGCGGTACCGTCCCCGCACACGGGTCGTACCTCGTGCAGATGGGCTCGAACGGGACGAACGGCCAGGCGCTGCCCACCCCCGACGCCGTGACCGGCCTCAACCCGTCCGGGTCGACCGGCACGCTCGTCCTGTCCGACCAGGCCACGGCGCTCACGCTGCCGGTCGGCTCGGTCACCACCGGGACGCCCGGCGTCGTCGACCTGCTGGGCTACGGCACGTCGAACACGTTCGAGACCGCCGTCGCGCCGACCGGGACGGCGAACTCCGTGCCGGACGCGCTGCACCGCGACGGCACCGTCGACACCGACTCCAACGCGGCGGACTTCGCCCTGGGCTCCTCGGTGACCCCGGAGAACTCCGGCGGGTCCGGCACGACGCCGACCGACCCGGGCACCCCCACCGATCCGGGCACCCCCACCACACCTGCCGAAGCGGTCACGATCGCCCAGCTGCAGGGCACGGGTCCCGCGTCGCCGTACGTGGGGAAGCGCGTCGTCACCGAGGGCGTCGTGACCGCGGTCTACGCCACGGGTGGGCTGAACGGCTACACGATCCAGACCGCCGGTACGGGCGGGGCGGTCGACCTCGCCACCCACACCGCGTCGGACGCCGTGTTCGTGTTCTCCGCCGCGACCGCGGGCAGCGTCGCCATCGGGGACGCCGTGCGCCTCACGGGCACGGTCGCCGAGTACAACGGCCTCACCGAGCTCGAGGTCGGCTCGACCGCCGACGTCGAGGGTCTCCCCGCCGCGGGCGTCGTGCAGCCGGTCCCGGCCACGCTGACCCTGCCGCGCACGGACGCGCAGCGCGAGTCGCTCGAGAGCATGCTGATCGCGCCGCAGGGCGACTACACGGTCGCCGACAACTACACGACGAACCAGTACGGCGAGATCGCGCTCGCCGCGGGCACGAAGCGCCTGATCCAGCCGACCGAGGTCGCCCGCCCGGGCAGCGCCGAGGCCGCGGAGGTCGCCGCCGACAACGCCGCGCGCACGGTGGTCCTCGACGACGGTGCGAGCACGAACTTCCTCAGCGCCGCGAACCAGTCGGTCCCGGTGTCCTGGCTCACGCAGGGCCCGGTCACGGTCGGTGCCGCAGCGACCTTCTCGGAGCCGGTCGTCCTCGACTACCGCAACGACACCTGGAAGTTCCAGCCGACGTCGCCGATCACCGGTGCGACGCCCGCGGCAGACCTGCCCGCGTCGTTCTCGCAGGTCCGCACCGCGGCCCCCGAGAACGTCGGTGGGGACCTCAAGCTCGCCGGGTTCAACGTGCTGAACTACTTCCCGACCACGGGCGACCAGCTCACCGGCTGCACGTACTACACCGACCGCGACGGCGACCCCGTGACCGTCCGCGGTGGCTGCGACGCCCGTGGCGCCGCGAACGCCGACGACCTCGAGCGCCAGCAGGTGAAGATCGTGAAGGCGATCAACGCCCTCGGTGCCGACGTGGTCTCCCTCGAGGAGATCGAGAACTCAGCACGGTTCGGCAAGGACCGCGACGCCGCCGTCGGCACGCTCGTCTCGGCGCTGAACGCGGCGACCGGCCAGGACACCTGGGCGTACGTGCCGTCCCCGGCGGTGCTGCCCGCGAGCGAGGACGTCATCCGCCTCGCCCTCATCTACAAGCAGGACCGCGTCGCACCCGTCGGCGAGTCGACCATCCTCGACGACCCGGCCTTCGTGAACGCCCGCCAGCCCGTCGCGGACGCCTTCCGCCCGGTCGGCGGGGACGCGGACGACGACTTCCTGGTGATCGCGAACCACTTCAAGTCGAAGGGCTCCGGCTCGGGCGCGGACGCCGACCAGGGCGACGGCCAGGGTGCCTCGAACGCGTCCCGCGTGGCACAGGCGACGGCGCTCGCCGCGTTCTCGACCACCGAGCAGGAGAAGTACGGCACGGACAGGGTGTTCATGCTCGGCGACTTCAACGCCTACAGCGAGGAGGACCCGATGGTCGTCCTGCGCGACGCCGGCTACACCGACCTCGGGCCGGCGAAGGACCCGACCGAGTACTCCTACGTGTTCAGCGGCCTGAGCGGTTCGCTCGACCACGTGCTGGCCTCACCCGCGGCGCTCGAGGCCGTGACCGGCGTGGACATCTGGAACATCAACTCGACCGAGTCGGTGGGCCTGGAGTACAGCCGCTACGACTACAACGTCACCGACCTGTACCGCGACGACGTGTACCGGGCGAGCGACCACGACCCGATCCTGGTCGGCTTCGACCTGGCCGAGGACGAGACCCCGACGCCGGGTGACGGTGGCACGCCGGGCAACGGCGGGACCCCAGGCGGACCCGGCCACGGCGGCGACCACCCGGGCAAGCCGGGTCACGGCGGCGACCACCCGGGCAAGCCGGGTCACGGTGACGGGAAGCCGGGCAAGCCCGGCCACGGTGACGGGAAGCCGGGCGGACCGGGTCACGGTGGCTTCGTCGCGGACGTCGTCCGTGTCGTGCTCGGGGTGTTCGGCTGGCTGCGTGGACTGTTCGGCTGA
- a CDS encoding ABC transporter permease yields the protein MTTFAPTPTTTSSPRVTPRPGIGGTGLAATVRQSFTMAYRGLVKIRRTPEQLFDVTLMPIVFTVMFTYIFGGAISGDVGSYLPVIIPGILVQTAITSSVVTGVQLREDMDKGVFDRFRSLPIARIAPLAGALLADTVRYAIATTITFVVGIVMGLRPAGGLGAVLLAALLVIVVAWAISWVFAYFGVIARTASSVSGIANLVLFPLTFLSNAFVPTDTLPAWLRWFTEVNPVSHLITAVRDLVNHGVVGGDLWLSLLGAAVVVAVFAPLTVRAYMRKA from the coding sequence ATGACCACCTTCGCCCCGACCCCCACCACCACGTCCTCGCCCCGCGTGACCCCCCGACCCGGGATCGGCGGCACCGGCCTGGCCGCCACCGTCCGCCAGTCGTTCACGATGGCGTACCGCGGACTCGTGAAGATCCGCCGGACCCCCGAGCAGCTGTTCGACGTCACGCTCATGCCGATCGTCTTCACGGTGATGTTCACGTACATCTTCGGCGGCGCGATCTCCGGCGACGTCGGCAGCTACCTGCCCGTGATCATCCCCGGCATCCTCGTGCAGACGGCGATCACGTCGTCGGTCGTCACCGGCGTGCAGCTCCGCGAGGACATGGACAAGGGCGTGTTCGACCGGTTCCGGTCGCTCCCGATCGCCCGGATCGCCCCGCTCGCCGGGGCCCTGCTCGCCGACACCGTCCGCTACGCCATCGCGACGACGATCACGTTCGTGGTGGGCATCGTCATGGGGCTGCGTCCCGCCGGCGGACTCGGCGCCGTGCTCCTCGCGGCGCTGCTCGTCATCGTGGTGGCGTGGGCGATCAGCTGGGTCTTCGCGTACTTCGGGGTCATCGCCCGGACCGCGTCGAGCGTCTCCGGCATCGCGAACCTCGTGCTGTTCCCGCTGACGTTCCTGTCGAACGCCTTCGTCCCGACCGACACGCTGCCCGCCTGGCTGCGCTGGTTCACCGAGGTCAACCCGGTCTCGCACCTCATCACCGCGGTGCGCGACCTGGTGAACCACGGCGTGGTCGGCGGCGACCTCTGGCTGAGCCTGCTCGGCGCGGCCGTGGTCGTCGCGGTGTTCGCCCCGCTGACGGTCCGCGCGTACATGCGGAAGGCCTGA
- a CDS encoding ATP-binding cassette domain-containing protein, with amino-acid sequence MTTTPLAVEATGLVKTFGSNRAVDGVDLRVEAGTVYGVLGPNGAGKTTTISMLATLLRPDGGEARVFGHDVRREPQTVRSLIGVTGQYASVDETLSATENLVIFARLLGLSRTDAKRKAVELLERFGLSEAASRPLKKFSGGMRRRLDLAASLIAQPPLIFLDEPTTGLDPRTRAQMWDTIRELVATGSTVLLTTQYLDEADQLADRIAVIDHGRVVAEGTADELKSSVGTASLQLRLADADADALATAASLVERVLGTPAVVSPEGARLTAPMTAPDRVTDLLVSFRDAGVSLAEMSVQKPTLDEVFLTITGSPTSADADADTESERALEGSPA; translated from the coding sequence ATGACCACCACACCACTCGCCGTCGAGGCGACCGGCCTCGTCAAGACGTTCGGCAGCAACCGTGCCGTGGACGGGGTCGACCTCCGCGTCGAGGCCGGCACGGTCTACGGCGTGCTCGGCCCGAACGGCGCCGGCAAGACGACCACCATCTCGATGCTCGCGACCCTGCTGCGGCCGGACGGCGGCGAGGCCCGCGTCTTCGGGCACGACGTCCGCCGCGAGCCGCAGACGGTCCGCTCCCTGATCGGGGTGACGGGGCAGTACGCGAGCGTCGACGAGACGCTCAGCGCCACCGAGAACCTCGTCATCTTCGCGCGGCTGCTCGGGCTCTCCCGCACCGACGCGAAGCGCAAGGCGGTCGAGCTGCTCGAGCGCTTCGGGCTGTCCGAGGCCGCGTCGCGTCCGCTCAAGAAGTTCTCCGGGGGCATGCGCCGCCGGCTCGACCTGGCCGCGAGCCTCATCGCGCAGCCGCCGCTCATCTTCCTCGACGAGCCGACGACCGGCCTCGACCCCCGCACCCGGGCGCAGATGTGGGACACGATCCGCGAGCTCGTCGCGACCGGGTCGACCGTCCTGCTCACGACGCAGTACCTCGACGAGGCCGACCAGCTCGCCGACCGCATCGCCGTCATCGACCACGGACGTGTCGTGGCCGAGGGCACCGCGGACGAGCTGAAGTCCTCGGTCGGCACGGCCTCGCTGCAGCTCCGTCTGGCGGACGCGGATGCGGACGCCCTCGCGACCGCGGCGTCGCTCGTCGAGCGCGTGCTCGGCACCCCGGCGGTCGTCAGCCCGGAGGGCGCGCGGCTCACCGCCCCGATGACGGCGCCCGACCGGGTCACCGACCTGCTCGTGTCGTTCCGCGACGCGGGCGTCTCCCTCGCCGAGATGAGCGTGCAGAAGCCGACCCTCGACGAGGTCTTCCTCACCATCACCGGCTCACCGACGTCCGCGGACGCCGACGCCGACACCGAGTCCGAGCGCGCGCTCGAAGGGAGCCCCGCATGA
- a CDS encoding MBL fold metallo-hydrolase, whose amino-acid sequence MSSRRPRSVVSVAPGVVFVEGPVSNWVVLAEEDGVALIDAGYPADTALVLDTVRWAGHDLGDLRRIYVTHGHVDHVGGIPGILERYPHVQVLAHADELDNVRGPQRQQVRPAEIGGRLAAPRTFRWLARAVGSDALRPVTVPTARAFTAHDFAGRAMTPFPAVGHTAGSTAYLLPAANAIVTGDAVVSHHDTLPGSWQPRPRMITPFFTADQATALESARALPIPEIVLPGHGPAVHRVGSGWVPVAG is encoded by the coding sequence ATGAGCTCCCGCAGGCCCCGGTCCGTCGTCTCCGTGGCACCCGGTGTGGTGTTCGTCGAGGGGCCGGTCTCGAACTGGGTCGTGCTCGCCGAGGAGGACGGCGTCGCGCTGATCGACGCCGGCTACCCCGCGGACACCGCGCTCGTCCTCGACACCGTGCGCTGGGCGGGGCACGACCTCGGCGACCTCCGACGCATCTACGTCACGCACGGGCACGTCGACCACGTCGGGGGCATCCCGGGGATCCTCGAGCGGTACCCGCACGTGCAGGTCCTGGCGCACGCCGACGAGCTCGACAACGTGCGCGGGCCGCAGCGGCAGCAGGTCCGGCCGGCGGAGATCGGCGGGCGTCTCGCCGCACCGCGGACGTTCCGCTGGCTGGCGCGGGCCGTCGGTTCCGACGCCCTGCGTCCCGTGACCGTCCCCACTGCCCGGGCCTTCACCGCGCACGACTTCGCGGGGCGTGCGATGACGCCGTTCCCCGCCGTCGGGCACACGGCCGGCTCGACCGCGTACCTGTTGCCGGCCGCGAACGCCATCGTCACCGGGGACGCGGTCGTCTCGCACCACGACACGCTTCCGGGGTCGTGGCAGCCGCGACCACGCATGATCACGCCGTTCTTCACCGCGGACCAGGCGACGGCGCTCGAGTCCGCACGGGCGCTGCCGATCCCGGAGATCGTGCTGCCCGGGCACGGACCGGCCGTGCACCGGGTCGGCAGCGGGTGGGTGCCGGTCGCCGGCTGA
- the glmM gene encoding phosphoglucosamine mutase codes for MPRLFGTDGVRGLANGELTAALALGLAQASAAVLTHGHHADARRASGRPRPRAVLARDPRVSGEFLGAAVAAGLASAGVDVLDAGVIPTPAAAFLVADIDADFGVMISASHNPAPDNGIKFFATGGRKLPDEVEDRIEAAMHDQSAPTPTGGDVGRITRFADAEDRYVVHLLGTLPHRLDGLHVVLDCANGAAAGVSPEVFVNAGARVTLIGADPDGMNINDGVGSTHIDNLAAAVLAHGADVGIAHDGDADRCLAVDAAGNAVDGDQIMAILALSLQERGRLADDTLVATVMSNLGLKRAMADAGITVLETGVGDRYVLEKMNEGGFSLGGEQSGHIIFNDYATTGDGVLTGLHLVAEMARTGKSLQELASCMTVFPQVLLNVRGVDRHGLDDQGVQDAIAAATEALGDAGRVLLRPSGTEPVVRVMVEAASQEDAQRVAEELAAVVRDRLAIDAAA; via the coding sequence ATGCCGCGTCTGTTCGGTACCGACGGTGTTCGTGGACTCGCCAACGGCGAGCTGACGGCCGCGCTGGCTCTGGGTCTCGCCCAGGCCAGCGCGGCCGTGCTCACACACGGACACCATGCGGACGCCCGCCGGGCGTCCGGTCGACCGCGCCCCCGCGCGGTCCTGGCGCGCGACCCGCGCGTCTCCGGTGAGTTCCTGGGTGCCGCGGTCGCGGCCGGTCTCGCCTCCGCCGGTGTCGACGTGCTCGACGCCGGGGTCATCCCCACCCCCGCTGCAGCGTTCCTCGTCGCGGACATCGACGCCGACTTCGGCGTGATGATCTCCGCGTCCCACAACCCCGCGCCCGACAACGGGATCAAGTTCTTCGCCACGGGCGGCCGCAAGCTGCCGGACGAGGTCGAGGACCGCATCGAAGCGGCCATGCACGACCAGTCCGCCCCGACGCCCACCGGTGGCGACGTCGGCCGGATCACCCGCTTCGCCGACGCCGAGGACCGCTACGTCGTCCACCTGCTCGGCACGCTGCCGCACCGGCTCGACGGCCTGCACGTCGTGCTCGACTGCGCGAACGGTGCCGCCGCGGGCGTCTCGCCCGAGGTCTTCGTCAACGCCGGCGCTCGCGTCACGCTCATCGGCGCGGACCCGGACGGCATGAACATCAACGACGGTGTGGGCTCGACCCACATCGACAACCTCGCCGCCGCGGTGCTGGCGCACGGCGCCGACGTGGGCATCGCGCACGACGGCGACGCCGACCGGTGCCTCGCGGTGGACGCCGCCGGCAACGCCGTCGACGGCGACCAGATCATGGCGATCCTGGCGCTCTCGCTCCAGGAGCGGGGCCGGCTCGCCGACGACACGCTCGTCGCGACCGTCATGTCGAACCTCGGGCTCAAGCGGGCCATGGCGGACGCGGGCATCACGGTGCTCGAGACCGGCGTGGGCGACCGCTACGTGCTCGAGAAGATGAACGAGGGCGGCTTCTCGCTCGGTGGCGAGCAGTCCGGCCACATCATCTTCAACGACTACGCCACCACCGGCGACGGCGTGCTGACGGGCCTGCACCTGGTGGCCGAGATGGCCCGCACGGGCAAGAGCCTGCAGGAGCTCGCGTCGTGCATGACCGTCTTCCCGCAGGTGCTCCTCAACGTGCGCGGTGTCGACCGCCACGGGCTGGACGACCAGGGCGTGCAGGACGCGATCGCCGCGGCGACCGAAGCCCTCGGCGACGCCGGTCGGGTGCTGCTGCGCCCGTCGGGCACCGAGCCCGTCGTCCGCGTGATGGTCGAGGCGGCGTCGCAGGAGGATGCGCAGCGGGTCGCCGAGGAGCTGGCCGCCGTCGTGCGCGACCGGCTGGCGATCGACGCGGCCGCGTAG